GGGAGGATCTCAGTCCTCGATGAAGGGAAGTTGGGCTGCTTCGTCGAACCGGCTCTTGTTGGCACGACGCCAGGCCCAGACCCAGATGCCCACAAAGCAGATCAGCGATGCCACGGTGGCGACGCTGCGCATGGTCGAGATGTCCATGGTTTGCTCCTCTTTCCTTACTTCAATGCACGGCCCATGACCTGCAGGTATGCGACCAGCGCATCCATTTCGGTCTTGCCCTTGAGTTGCTCGGCAGCGCCCTGGATTTCTTCATCCGTGTAGGGCACCCCCACCTTGCGCAGTGCGCTCATGCGAGGCGCTGCGTCCGCTGGATCCACCGCCGTCTTTTCCAGCCATGGGTAGGCAGGCATGTTGGACTCGGGCACCACGTCACGCGGGTTGTTCAGGTGGATGCGATGCCACTCGTCGCTGTACTTGCCGCCCACGCGGTGCAGGTCAGGACCGGTGCGCTTGGAACCCCACTGGAACGGATGGTCGTAGACGAACTCACCCGCCACCGAGTAGTGACCGTAGCGCAGCGTCTCGGCACGGAACGGACGGATCATCTGCGAGTGGCAGTTGTAGCAACCCTCGCGGATGTAGATGTCACGGCCGATCAACTGCACTGCGGTGTAGGGCTTGACGCCATCCACCGCCACCGTGGTGGACTTCTGGAAGAACAGCGGAACGATTTCCGTCAACCCGCCGATGGCGATCACCAGCAGGATCAGAACGATCATCAGGAAGTTGTTGGTCTCGATCTTCTCGTGCGAGAAACCCGACGCTGCCTTGGTTTGACTATCAGACATTCAATATCTCCACTTTCAGGCATGCGCCACGTTGGCTGCGGGAATGACCACATTGACCGAGCGACCGGAGATGGCTGTCATCCAGACGTTCCATGCCATCACCACCATGCCGCCCAGGTACAGCAGACCGCCGAGCAGACGGATGGCGTAGAACGGATAGGTCGCCTTCACGCTTTCCACGAAGGTGTAGGTCAGCGTGCCATCAGGATTCATGGCGCGCCACATCAGACCCTGCATCACACCGGCAATCCACATGGCGGCGATATACAGCACGATGCCGATGGTGGCCATCCAGAAGTGCAGTTCGATGGCCTTGGTCGAGTACATCTTGGCGCCACGGCCGAACAGGCGTGGCACGAGGTAGTAGAGCGAGCCCATGGTGATCAGACCCACCCAGCCCAGAGCGCCGGAGTGCACGTGGCCAATGGTCCAGTCGGTGTAGTGGCTCAGCGCGTTGACGGTCTTGATGGACATCATCGGACCTTCGAAGGTCGACATGCCGTAGAACGACAGCGAGACGATCAGGAAGCGCAGGACGGGGTCGTCGCGCAGCTTGTGCCATGCGCCGGACAGCGTCATCATGCCGTTGATCATGCCGCCCCAGCTGGGAGCCAACAGGATCAGCGAGAACACCATGCCCACCGATTGCGTCCAGTCAGGCAGCGCGGTGTAGTGCAGATGGTGAGGACCCGCCCACATGTAGGTGAAGATCAGCGCCCAGAAGTGGACGATAGACAGGCGATAGCTGTACACCGGACGACCGGCTTGCTTGGGCACGAAGTAGTACATCATGCCAAGGAAGCCTGTGGTCAGGAAGAAGCCCACCGCATTGTGGCCGTACCACCATTGCACCATGGCATCCTGCACGCCAGCGTACGCCGAGTAGCTCTTCATCCAGCCCGCCGGGATGGCCGCGCTGTTGACGATGTGCAGCAATGCCACCGCCAGAATGAAGGCGCCGAAGAACCAGTTGGCCACGTAGATGTGCTTGACCTTGCGCATTCCCACGGTTCCGAAGAACACGATGGCATAGGCCACCCACACCAGCGCGATCAGGATGTCGATGGGCCACTCCAGCTCGGCATATTCCTTGCCGGATGTGTAGCCCAGCGGCAGCGAGATGGCTGCGGCAAGGATCACCAGTTGCCAGCCCCAGAACGTGAACGCCGCAAGCGGCGCGCAGAACAGACGGGTTTGGCATGTACGTTGAACAACGTAGTAGCTTGTGGCAAACAAGCCGCAACCACCGAACGCGAAAATCACCGCGTTGGTGTGCAAAGGCCGTAGACGACCATAGCTCAGCCACGGAATGCCGAAGTTGAGTTCTGGCCAGGTCAGCTGGGCGGCGATGATCACGCCAACCAACATCCCCACCACCCCCCACACGACGGCCATGATAGAAAACTGCCGCACAACAGTGTCGTTGTAGTGCGATACACCTGCTTTTTGCGATTCCATCGAGTACCTCTTATATAGCGGTATCAGTTTGAAACATCACCCACTTTTGGGCGTTGACTCATATCAACCGTCTTTCAAAATTCGTTCAGCTTCTTGATCTACATTCTCGAATTGGCCGCGATATACAGCCCACCAAAGTCCGCCGAGAACAATCAGCACGAGCGCCACGGAAAGTGGAATGAGCAAATACAGGATGTCCATCAGATCGACTCCGTTGCGAGTGCGGCCACCGGCGTGGATGGCCTGTTGAATGAAGGAATGGAAGTGGTTTGCCGAATGGCGACCAAACCCGGTGCGCGAGCCAGTCGCGCCGCATTGAGGACCACCAGCAAAGAGCTGGCCGCCATGCCCAGACCCGCCAACCAGGCCGGCATGTATCCGGCAATCGCCAGCGGCACACAGACCGCGTTGTAGACGGCGGACCACAGCAGGTTCTGACGCACGACGCGCATGGTTCTGCGGGCCAGCAAAAGCGTCTGCCAGACCAGTTCCAACTGATCGCCCATGACGACAAAATCGGATCGCGATTGCGCAAGCGGCACCGAGCGACCAAAGGCAAACGACACATGCGCACCCGCAAGCACAGGGCCGTCGTTCAGGCCGTCACCCACCATCGCAACATGCTTGCCCGCTGCCTGCAATTCGCGCAGCCGAACCAGCTTGTCCTGCGGCGTGCAATCGCCATGTGCGTCGGCAATGCCTGTCTGCTCCGCCACGCGCTTGACCACGGCCGTGTTGTCGCCCGAAAGCAGTTCGACGCGAATGCCTTCTCGCTGGAAGGCTTCGATGACGGCCGTGGATTCGGCACGCATGTCTTCGCACAACTCGAAACGGAGGGCGACCCGCTGAACACCCTGCACTTCCAGCGACAGGACGACTTCCTGAGCCCCATCGT
This genomic stretch from Diaphorobacter sp. HDW4B harbors:
- the ccoO gene encoding cytochrome-c oxidase, cbb3-type subunit II; translation: MSDSQTKAASGFSHEKIETNNFLMIVLILLVIAIGGLTEIVPLFFQKSTTVAVDGVKPYTAVQLIGRDIYIREGCYNCHSQMIRPFRAETLRYGHYSVAGEFVYDHPFQWGSKRTGPDLHRVGGKYSDEWHRIHLNNPRDVVPESNMPAYPWLEKTAVDPADAAPRMSALRKVGVPYTDEEIQGAAEQLKGKTEMDALVAYLQVMGRALK
- the ccoN gene encoding cytochrome-c oxidase, cbb3-type subunit I, which encodes MESQKAGVSHYNDTVVRQFSIMAVVWGVVGMLVGVIIAAQLTWPELNFGIPWLSYGRLRPLHTNAVIFAFGGCGLFATSYYVVQRTCQTRLFCAPLAAFTFWGWQLVILAAAISLPLGYTSGKEYAELEWPIDILIALVWVAYAIVFFGTVGMRKVKHIYVANWFFGAFILAVALLHIVNSAAIPAGWMKSYSAYAGVQDAMVQWWYGHNAVGFFLTTGFLGMMYYFVPKQAGRPVYSYRLSIVHFWALIFTYMWAGPHHLHYTALPDWTQSVGMVFSLILLAPSWGGMINGMMTLSGAWHKLRDDPVLRFLIVSLSFYGMSTFEGPMMSIKTVNALSHYTDWTIGHVHSGALGWVGLITMGSLYYLVPRLFGRGAKMYSTKAIELHFWMATIGIVLYIAAMWIAGVMQGLMWRAMNPDGTLTYTFVESVKATYPFYAIRLLGGLLYLGGMVVMAWNVWMTAISGRSVNVVIPAANVAHA
- the ccoS gene encoding cbb3-type cytochrome oxidase assembly protein CcoS, which produces MDILYLLIPLSVALVLIVLGGLWWAVYRGQFENVDQEAERILKDG
- a CDS encoding CcoQ/FixQ family Cbb3-type cytochrome c oxidase assembly chaperone — its product is MDISTMRSVATVASLICFVGIWVWAWRRANKSRFDEAAQLPFIED